The window ACTCCAATAATTGCAAGGTAAATATTAGCTTTTCTCTGAGCGGTTTTGGTAATATTGATGAGCTTTTCAATTTCCATGTCCGGTTTTGCAGCAACTTTTCCGTCAGACAGATATTCTGTAGTAATTTTGTTGAGTTCTTTAACCTTATAATTGAAATCTCCGGTGAGCTGATTGCGAATATTCTGCATATTATCCAATACATGATCCATTTCATCTGGAATAACTTCTGTAAAAGTTTCCCTTAATCTTTTAGCAATGGTCGGGGACTTTCCGTTGGTGGAAATGGCAATTTTGAGACTTCCTTTTTTAACAATGGAACCTAAATAAAAATCACACAAATCCGGCTTGTCTGCAATATTGACCAGCACATTTTTTTTCTGGGCTTTTTCTCTGATTTCCCCTGCTAATTCAATATCATTTACCGCAATGATGGCAAGATCAGTATCATTAAAATCAAGATCATTGTAGGTTCTTTCGTGCAGAGTTATATTGGAAAACTGATTTTGTAAAGTTTTTACCTCAGGGATAATTTCCTGCGCTACCAGTCTGATGGAAGTTTCCGGTGAATTACCCAGTACAGATTCCAGTTTTTCAAGAGCTACCTTGCCGCCGCCGATGACCAGCAGTGACAGGTTTTCAAGTTTTAAAAATATGGGATATAATGAATTGCTCATCCTGATTACAATTTTAAGTCATAAGTAAAAGCGAGATAATACAGTCCTCCAATTTCAGGACCTGCTGCGTATTGAAAATAACGGCGGTTCAGTAAATTGGTGGCTCCAATTTTAATATTCGCACGAATTTCAGGAAGTTTCCATGTAGCCTGAGCATCAATCGTGTAATAGGCTGGAATTGCTCCTGATGCTAAAGGACTTTCCCACATAAAGCCACTCTGCCATCTTGCCACAAGGGTAAACCCTATATTTTTAACAATTTCTCTGTTTCCTACACTTACATTTACCATCCATTTCGGGGTATTGAAAGCGGTAATAAACAGGTCTGAAGAATTGTTGGAAGCAAGATCATTATATGAAACATTGGTATTGACATTATAATTTCCTGTAATATTATAACGAATCCCTAAAGACGTTCCATAGCTTTTATAGGTGTTGTTACTGTTGGTATATACCCTGTATCGGTCCTGTTTGCTTCGATCCAGCATTGCAAGAACAGCAGTATTGCTTCCTACCTGACTGTTTTTTGGAACCGCTACTTCTACCTGCCCAAGAAATCCTTCATAAATGTTGTAATAGAAATCCCAGTCCAGTACCAGTTTATTATTGAAAAAAGTAGACTTATACCCTACTTCAAATGAATTGATCTTTTCCGGCTGTAATTTCTGCAGATTGGCTACAGTTAAAAGCTGTTTGTTATCCTGAGCTGCCTGAGCCTGGGTTTTTCCGGCGTCTACATCTGCATTTACTGCTGAAGTGAATCTATCAATGGAAGCTAATGTGTAGGAATTCTCCAGATAGCCTAATCCATCATTCACTTTTGAAAGACCTCCAACTCTTCTTACATTTCCGTTATTGACAAAAGAAAGGGCTTCAAACAAGGATGGAAAACGATATCCGTTCTGAAAAGAAGCTCTGAAATTATGCTCTTTAACCGGAGAATAAACTATACTGATTCTCGGATTTAATTTGGCTTCAAATTCCGGGTTTCTGTCGATCCGTAAAGCAGCGTTGATTTTTAATTTATCATCAAAGAAAAGCTTGGTAATCTGTGCAAAAGCTCCATATTTCTGATAAATAACATCTTTCCCAAAGGTGCCGTTGGCTAAAGGAATGTTTCTTTCATTCACCGGACGGTCGAAATCAACAAAATTGTTTCCATCCGGAGTAATGCTGTACAAACGGTAATCTACACCAGCAAGAAGGTTAAAGATCTTCACAAACCTGCTGAAATCGTAGGTAAGTTCGCCCTGATAGAAACGAGATTTCTGTTCAAGCTTGGCTCCTCCTGTTGCCGGAGCTCCTGCTACGCCTCCATTGGCCGAATCCCAGTTGTTGATTCCGACAATGGTATTTTTCAACTGTTCGAAGGCTGCAGTTCCCGGTACGACTCTGTTTTTATCTGCCTGTTGGCGAGCAAGAATAAAAGCGTCATTAAGGTTGGCTCCTGCATTCAGATTATTCTGAAGAGCTGTTTGGAATATATTTTTCCAGTTGGTATTGGAAAGATTGGTGAGATCAAGATTATCTGCCAAAGGTTTCAGATTATAAGAGTCTCCTGTATTTTCTATCGAGACATAAGCCCTGAAAGTAAGTTCCTTTCCTGTCAGTTCTATTTTATGGTTCTGAACAGTAGCATTCTGCAAACGGATTTTATTTCCTCTCTGGAAAGTTCCGTCCAGTAAACCATATCGGTATACGTAAGATGTTCTCCACTGATCCCCGAAACGGTAATACAATCCCGCATCAAGTTTGATGTTTTTTACATCCGGACTTACAAGATCTTTCTCCAGATATCCTGTTCTTGAAACATTGAATGTAGTTGGTTTCCCATTATAGTCTACTTTTACAGCTACACGGTTGTTTCTTTCGTCTCCATATTTATTCCAAAGGTCTTCTGCCGGATTATTGGGCAGAGCAAAATTAGGATTGGCTGTAACCAAAGATCCTGGATTCTGATCAGTCAAATTGTTGGAGATCCAGTCTGTTCCGCTGAAATAGGATGCATTAACTTT of the Chryseobacterium viscerum genome contains:
- a CDS encoding TonB-dependent receptor, whose product is MKNKKQGNFLPKAGIIAFTFLFFNLAEAQQQLIELSGNIKNTDTRKSLDSVKIQIENTQDIAITDKLGNFKLRTRVTIPFRVVIQKDGFTGQTVEILSPSNKITIGLNPQNTIIDDVVISASRVPEKILRSPIAIEKIDIKTIRESPAASFYETLENVKGLQLLTSSLTLKIPNSRGFNSPNNFRFMQLVDGVDVQSATLGVPLGNAIGPTELDIQSMEVTPGAASALYGMNAINGLASLQTKDPFTSEGISLYFRGGVNHVDNVNHKISSLGESAIRFAKVINKNFAVKVNASYFSGTDWISNNLTDQNPGSLVTANPNFALPNNPAEDLWNKYGDERNNRVAVKVDYNGKPTTFNVSRTGYLEKDLVSPDVKNIKLDAGLYYRFGDQWRTSYVYRYGLLDGTFQRGNKIRLQNATVQNHKIELTGKELTFRAYVSIENTGDSYNLKPLADNLDLTNLSNTNWKNIFQTALQNNLNAGANLNDAFILARQQADKNRVVPGTAAFEQLKNTIVGINNWDSANGGVAGAPATGGAKLEQKSRFYQGELTYDFSRFVKIFNLLAGVDYRLYSITPDGNNFVDFDRPVNERNIPLANGTFGKDVIYQKYGAFAQITKLFFDDKLKINAALRIDRNPEFEAKLNPRISIVYSPVKEHNFRASFQNGYRFPSLFEALSFVNNGNVRRVGGLSKVNDGLGYLENSYTLASIDRFTSAVNADVDAGKTQAQAAQDNKQLLTVANLQKLQPEKINSFEVGYKSTFFNNKLVLDWDFYYNIYEGFLGQVEVAVPKNSQVGSNTAVLAMLDRSKQDRYRVYTNSNNTYKSYGTSLGIRYNITGNYNVNTNVSYNDLASNNSSDLFITAFNTPKWMVNVSVGNREIVKNIGFTLVARWQSGFMWESPLASGAIPAYYTIDAQATWKLPEIRANIKIGATNLLNRRYFQYAAGPEIGGLYYLAFTYDLKL